GTGGGGAAGGTCGAAGTTGATCCCTTGAATGGTCGGGTACCTGGAGGTGATGGCATGGATGGTggagccgaggccgccgccaacGTCGACGAGGGTGCGGACGCCGTCGAAGCCCGTGTAGAGCTCCAAGAGCTTCTTGGTGAGGATGACGGAATGCTGCTTCATGGCCTCATTGAAGACCCCGTTGAAGCGTGCGTCAGTACCGGCGTAGTCGaaccaggaaggcgtcccaaACGCCCTGTTGAATGGGCTGCCACCCTCAAGGACCGCGTCCGTCATGTAGCTCCAGGCGTGCATGAAGAGCTTGTCGTTGGCGAGGAGGTGGAACGGAGCCATGGAGACACCATCCTCGTTGGGGGTGAGCCACTTGCACACTGGCGCGGCGCTGTACTGGCGGCACAGGCTGccatcctcggcctcctccaccacgcaGGACACAACTTTGTAGGACGCCAGCAGTCGCAGCAAGCGATCCACCatggacggcgcggcggggttGGCCTTGGAAGGCAGCTTCGCGGCCACCTCCTTGGGAGTGAGAGCCTTCCCGCTGGCGCCCACAAGGGTCTCGAGCAGGCCCAGCTCAATGGCAGTTCTTAGCGTCATCGGCAGGATGGCCGACGACACTAGCTGCAGAGCGTGCATGCATGTCTCCTCGTCGGCTATGGCCATGTCCGCGGCGGAACCCATCTACCTCCCGGGATTTGAGCTCAACTAACTGATGAAGGTGTGTGTACCTTGTTGTTGTGATTGCTGGTGGCTGAATGATCGATGAGGCGAAAGGGGCCGTTTATATAGAGCTTCGAGCTAGGCTTTGTTCACCAACCTGAAAATCATGCATTCTTTGACAAGTATGGGATTGCTTGTATGGTGTGACCAACCTGTGAGAGCGTGGTAGTGATTGTGTACCCCATGCAAAACCTCCCTCCTAATAAGATCCCTAATAAGATCGTGATGCACGAGGCTGAATACTATATTGTTTTGTCTGCAGTCTAATCGATTTGGAATCCGCAAATATAATCAATTCACGACACTGGAGATGGTCGGCGCACGAGGAGTGGCAGTCCTATTGAAACTTTCAGAGAAGCACCTTGTGCCCTTTGAGAATCTGTTTTGCATTAGATCAAGGTTGAGATGGTTTCTTCAACCCTTGAGATTCAGCGCGAGGGTCCACGTGCGTGATGGACATGGCTTCCCTACTGCACAACTAtttttcaagaatcaagatattCTGCATGGGATGTCCTGCGTCTCTGGTGTCGGTGCAATCTTTCTCCTGTTGAACACATACACTAGCGTCTGATGCCAGAGTGAGGTGGATCGGGTGGATAAAGGCTACGGCGTAGCACATTATCATGGCTCGGGCGGCCGGAGCAAGAACACGAGCTGGCCGACTGTAGAGGGAAGACGCAAGCGGCACTCGCAGAATCTACGTGGCTCCCCTTGGTCGTTCTTTGTCTCACCCTATGGGTATCATGGAGGCACGGCGCCAGGCTGGCGGCACGGTGTAGCCTCAATTCAGAACTTTCCTAGCTAGGGCGTGGCCGAGGGCGATTGGTTGCTCAACCTGATGAGAACTTGGGTGGGTGCTCCTACATGGGAGAGAATAGGGTGACGGATGAGAATGCAGATGAGGGACGGGGCTCAGACGACGGGTGGGTTGGAGACATGTTTTCACTGTTGAACTCTTAGCGTCAAGATGAGAGGTGAGATGAGATACCGGTAGGACCTGCTCTTACCATGGCACTTCAGCAACCCCACCCCAACCCCGCGCGCAAGTCAAAATTTGAGGACCATATGTACCATACGTGTGCAAACAGAACCATAATTTTACTAGTATTGAGGGATTTTAGttatttcttctaaaaaatcTCTTGGGAAATCGTATTTTTGTAGTACAACATATATAGAAAATAAGTATTACTACTCACAAATAAACTGCCCTTTTCTTTAGTATTCTtggtttttgttattattttatttaatcttaAGATTTATATATGCATAAAAAAGTAATTTAGTATCTTCAAATATGGAAACGTGGTCTTAGGAATAGGGCT
This genomic window from Setaria viridis chromosome 8, Setaria_viridis_v4.0, whole genome shotgun sequence contains:
- the LOC140223691 gene encoding tricetin 3',4',5'-O-trimethyltransferase-like — protein: MGSAADMAIADEETCMHALQLVSSAILPMTLRTAIELGLLETLVGASGKALTPKEVAAKLPSKANPAAPSMVDRLLRLLASYKVVSCVVEEAEDGSLCRQYSAAPVCKWLTPNEDGVSMAPFHLLANDKLFMHAWSYMTDAVLEGGSPFNRAFGTPSWFDYAGTDARFNGVFNEAMKQHSVILTKKLLELYTGFDGVRTLVDVGGGLGSTIHAITSRYPTIQGINFDLPHVISEAPAYPDVQVQHVGGDMFEKVPSGDAILMKWILNCWGDNHCAKLLKNCYEALPPHGKLISVECILPVNPDATNSAQGLIGVDVCLLAYSPDGKERYEREFVELAKGAGFTSVKSTYIYANFWAIEYTK